Genomic window (Zingiber officinale cultivar Zhangliang chromosome 2B, Zo_v1.1, whole genome shotgun sequence):
CTAGATAGTTAAAAGGCAGCATGAATAGTCTGTAAATCAATAGGAAAAGGATAATTTCATAAGCACAATGAGTAACACAAACAAAGGAAAGAAGAATGAAATTAAATATCAACAAATATAAATGttaagtattgataaaatatcaacAAGCAGAGAAGATGACTAatctcttttattttaatgtCAGAGCAGATTAAAATTCGGATAGAAAAACAAGTTAACAAAACATCTTCATAACACTTTCCTTATTTCTGTCAGAGATTTGTCGATATCTCATAGTTGAATTGCCATATGCATGCAGGTGGGGAGCTCGGTGTTGGTGCCAGGGGCAGATCTTGCACTAGAGAGCATTCACAATATAAGAGAAGCCTTGCCTGAGATATGGCAGGATGGAGAGCAGTTTGGACCAGTTCTTGCAGCTACATCTGCTGAAGCAGTAGTCCTTGCTTAGATATTAGTACTATTGCCACTATTGATAGGCCTTGAACCAAGAAAGGCATGAGAGAAAAGCAAATTGGCTAGCGATTGTGAGTGCCTGTTCATGATGCTGATTATTTATGTAAGCTCATCAATTTACTGCCCAATAAAGAGAGAGCTTAATATGTGAGGCATGATAATTATTACATCAACTTTGCCTTTCCTTCATGTGAAGCATGATTAGATTAAACTAAAACAAACCAAAACACTTTTTTGATTCAGAACACATATCTTCATGGAAGACATACAAGAAATATGTCTGATTTCTCTAGCTTCTTATGTGATGCAAAAAGGTGAAATGCTTATCTTAGGTGCCCCTTCACTGCCTGCCGTAAGATCGCGTGGAAAGGAGGGAGGAATTTATTCTCTAAGGGACTGAACTTTAGGGGATTTGAACTTTGTTCATGTGATGCGAATAAATTTATCACCCAAGTACCAACTCAGCTATGTCTATGGGGATAATTTTTCTCTAGCTTTTTAAACAAAATCAGAAAAAAAGAGAGTTGATGTTTAAGATTTTTTTTGATAATCCAAATATCTAGTTCTTCAAATCGACTAATTTCTGAAGATGATTGACCTCTCCActcttgaatttttttaatatgatcgAAGAAAGGTTATTCATTGAGATAGTTTTTAATCATCTTTTAACCTAGAATGAATTAATTAAAAGATTAGAAATATTAGGAATCAATACTAAATTTCTTAATTTGTCTCAATAAATatcaatttgaaaattaatttattttaaacttctaAAGCTTTTAAAACATACTTATAACTTTTATAATAAATTCCTAAAATTATTTCTTctctaaaataatttatatttctttcaaaaactaaatcaagccttttaaaaaatttaagtttatgtagaattctcctccatttgaaCTGTCTAACCCTGAATTCTTTTGTAAAAAAATTGATCTTAAATACTTCAATTATGATAATTGATCATctcttattttaatatatttaatattgctaaacttttATTATGTCTTTATCCAACTATTCCTAAAAGAAaatatacatatattttatttacaagtatttttttattcaaactcATATAACTACACTTATATTATAAATATTAGTGTGATCATTCATCAAGTGGTAAAGTCTGATCAAATAGTTTTTGTAGGAGCCCTTGCACTATGAATAATGCGTCTCACTTTTCCTTTGATTTGGTCAATTAAATACCTTAGACATCAAGatgatttattatattttttaattaaaattttataattttgtttgttttttcttctcttataattagttattaaaattagaaaaataaaaagtttagttttttttaaataatttttattaaagttttctttttttacttttattttctttttaacgtattaaaaaaaaaaaaaaaaaaaaaaaaaagctgaaGCTAGTAATTTTAAAGTAACTTATATtggaatattttaaaataatgtgATTTGCATATTAATCGAATATTTATTCTTTTGGATATGgaacttttattttcttttgttttgtaatTTTTTCTATTTGATTCTTGATTATGGTTGTCATATTAACAAgatatttcatttcattttctatGAGTGCATAGtattgcgtgtgtaatataatatatgaatacaTATCAATTTTATAAGAAAgtatgttttcaaaaaaaaaaaatctgaccaaagtatttatagaaatttctcTGCTCGTAGTGTTCTCAATCTTAAGATATAGTACTAAAGAGACTGTAAATTCCTAATTGATTATtcaaaaaaattcttaataatgcgccgcagctgagtctcgaactctaaattttttattaattaatgagAACTTTTTTTATAATATGCGGTAGTTGAGTTTTGAACTCTAGATCATTGAttggttaaaaagaaaaaattcttaataatatctcagtcttgaactctagatcttgCAAATGGGGCGACGACATAagggggccgccagtgggccctcgcaagggccacccaagaggccaaagggccgggtcgttacaataaaaagatgtctttttattgtaacgatccgaccctttggcctcttggacgGTCCACTGGCGGCATCTTATGTCGTTGGCTCATTTGACGacttctaatgtcgtcgaccgacgacccttggtcgtgccgttactacttTCCACCCtgggcagtggatttttgtctcccccaggattcgaactctagacctccaggctttaagtactagagtttatgaatcttagTATCCAAGTGACCACGCGTatgtaaaaattattaataaattttaaattatttttaatatgactaaaaaagaatattaaataattttattttacacttcatccaaaattaattagtaaaaggTCTAGATTTCTAataacataatatatatataaaatattttgattgaCGTTTCATGAAAAAAAACAACCTCCCGATGCCCAATTGCCCATTGCCATCCTTCCCTACTTTTGTTCCAACATTTCAAACTCAGCCTACCATGCTGCTACCAACGCGTCTTCCTCTTCCACAATGCACCATGGGGTATGAACCCTAAGACGAGAACTGGTGGAGGAGCCCCAAAAGCTTTTACAAATTTCGAGTTCACTTTCCGATTCGCGACTTCTCGCCATGATCTGTGCTAAACCTTCGATGGAGAAGGAGCAGGAGTTATCTACTGGTGCGAATGTGCTACAACTCTTAAACTAACGTGGTTCTCGATCGATCTGTGATGACATCTTTCGATGACTACTTTCTCTTCAATTTACGCCGAATGCTGCGAGTTCTCAATACATTTGCTTTATTGATGCAGACTTCCGTGAATGACGTTGACTCCAGGAATTCCATGGGTTCTGTGATTTTATGGATCCCTTTTATTATCACATCTGGAATCGAAAATTGTTGTTTGCTTCTatactctcatttttttttaaaaaaaagagttttagtgtattttttcttctattttataTACAAGCTTCAATTGGTAGGCTATTTTTGTTTTGCTATACTCACTACGATTCCAGAACGTGAATGAGAGAAATTTTTATGACTGTAGGCAGCCGACAGCCACCATGGTTTAATGGTTTGGAGTTGCTTGAGGATGCTAAACAGAATAAGCATGTTCTTCCCAGTGGCTGTGAAGGGTAACTTGAATTGCTAATCTTGATAGTATCATTCATCGTTTATATTCAACTATATACTTTTACTTGAATGTAATGATAATTCTAAGGCTTTATGAATGGTTTGATCAGGATTGACATCCTTCTTGAAGGTGGTTTTCGCATTGGTCAGTTGACAGAAATAGTGGGGCCATCATCGTCTGGTAAAACCCAGGTAAGACTGTCTGTATTTTGACATTCATACTAATTCTTGGAAGTACTGGCTGAATTCTACATGCTACTTGTGATTGTTTTATATTTTAGGTTTTCTAGTGTGCGGTTGTCTGTGACTTCATAGGAACTAACTTGTCCATCGTGTTATGCAGATGTGTTTGCGCTCTGCTCTGGGTGTTGCAGACATGAATCTGGGTAGTGTTTTCTTCTTGGATACTTGTAACTCTTTTTCCTCAAACCGCATTGCATCCATGATTAATCAACATACTGCTACTTCGGTTGAAGAGGTAGTCATCCTTCCCTTTTACTCATCTCTTCAGAAATCTGTTCCCTTGACTTCATATGGCATTGATAATTTTGATTACTAACTGAATTTTCTATTTGAGGAAAAATAACATGCACATATGTTACAGTTCATATAAATTATAATACATTACTCATTTCTTGGTTGACCTTAACCTCTGATTTCCATATGTAGGATGGAGAAACTAGAGTCAAAAGGATTATGAGTAGAATACTTTGCCAGTCAGTATATGACATATTTGAGTTGTTGGATATTCTGCGGCAACTTGAAAACAGACTAAGCTATCAGGTTGTGTTGGTATCATTTCAATTGTGAATGATTTTATTAGTGCTGTGGGttaaatacattaaaaaaatttatgaaatgGACCAGGAAAAAAGTAATGGAAACAGTATACGATTGCTTATCATTGATTCAATTGCAACTCTCGTAGCCCCTATTCTTGGAAGCAAAAATTCGCAAGGTATACACTTATTTTACTATTCTGAATTGGATTAGATGCATCTTATTGGAACATGTTTGCATCTCACAACCTTTTTCTCCCCAGAATTTCTCCATAATATCTTGCATGCT
Coding sequences:
- the LOC122047429 gene encoding DNA repair protein RAD51 homolog 4-like isoform X3, with the protein product MICAKPSMEKEQELSTGSRQPPWFNGLELLEDAKQNKHVLPSGCEGIDILLEGGFRIGQLTEIVGPSSSGKTQMCLRSALGVADMNLGSVFFLDTCNSFSSNRIASMINQHTATSVEEDGETRVKRIMSRILCQSVYDIFELLDILRQLENRLSYQEKSNGNSIRLLIIDSIATLVAPILGSKNSQGRMLTISTGILLKRIANDYNLSVLVTNQMVGGQRGHLKPALGESWKSIPHVQLLLSRDKGSTICGISILKHTTIGSGRTGKFVIHN
- the LOC122047429 gene encoding DNA repair protein RAD51 homolog 4-like isoform X1, with the translated sequence MGSVILWIPFIITSGIENCCSRQPPWFNGLELLEDAKQNKHVLPSGCEGIDILLEGGFRIGQLTEIVGPSSSGKTQMCLRSALGVADMNLGSVFFLDTCNSFSSNRIASMINQHTATSVEEDGETRVKRIMSRILCQSVYDIFELLDILRQLENRLSYQEKSNGNSIRLLIIDSIATLVAPILGSKNSQGRMLTISTGILLKRIANDYNLSVLVTNQMVGGQRGHLKPALGESWKSIPHVQLLLSRDKGSTICGISILKHTTIGSGRTGKFVIHN
- the LOC122047429 gene encoding DNA repair protein RAD51 homolog 4-like isoform X2; translation: MGSVILWIPFIITSGIENCSRQPPWFNGLELLEDAKQNKHVLPSGCEGIDILLEGGFRIGQLTEIVGPSSSGKTQMCLRSALGVADMNLGSVFFLDTCNSFSSNRIASMINQHTATSVEEDGETRVKRIMSRILCQSVYDIFELLDILRQLENRLSYQEKSNGNSIRLLIIDSIATLVAPILGSKNSQGRMLTISTGILLKRIANDYNLSVLVTNQMVGGQRGHLKPALGESWKSIPHVQLLLSRDKGSTICGISILKHTTIGSGRTGKFVIHN
- the LOC122047429 gene encoding DNA repair protein RAD51 homolog 4-like isoform X4, with protein sequence MGSRQPPWFNGLELLEDAKQNKHVLPSGCEGIDILLEGGFRIGQLTEIVGPSSSGKTQMCLRSALGVADMNLGSVFFLDTCNSFSSNRIASMINQHTATSVEEDGETRVKRIMSRILCQSVYDIFELLDILRQLENRLSYQEKSNGNSIRLLIIDSIATLVAPILGSKNSQGRMLTISTGILLKRIANDYNLSVLVTNQMVGGQRGHLKPALGESWKSIPHVQLLLSRDKGSTICGISILKHTTIGSGRTGKFVIHN